The window AGCAACAGTCACTGTCTGTCTGAGGCTGCTTTGTTGCATCAAGACTATGAGTCATTTTTAGAGGAGTTATTGGTTTAGCTTTTGTTTAATGTGGTTTGTGTTAGATGATTTTAAGTTATTAACTTTAATAGAATTAAATTGTGAGATAAATGTGATCACCATAGTTAGAATGtgtaaaggtacactatgtaacttttctagtggagggtctgctatcTGCTTGTCCCACAAagatgttttgcctgaaatattccacagtttgacatAAAACGTCTTTAATAtcctgtatttattaattacagatattttaaaAACTGTCAAAGAACCTCTTTCATGCATTGCAGTGAGTttggtcacctttccacagatcagacctgtaactttatGGCCTAGTGTTGTTACAATCTTGTTTCCATTTAAATAGATACcttcaatgccatactggggcaataacatctccgcgagcaggtgatggaccctccccccaaaaagttacattgccCCTACAAGGCTTTGaatttgttatatatttataacaGTAATATTTCTGCACAGGACATCCACAGGAAGCGAATGGAGAAAGATCTGCTGGAGCTGCAGACGCTCATAGAAGCGCACTTTGAGCAGAGGAAGAAGGATGAGGAGGAGCTCATTGGACTCAAGGACCGGATTGTGAGCTCAATATGACATCACTCAAATGCTCTGAAACATGACAATGTACTACAACTGATGTGTACTTTATCGCCAATGTACTACAACTGATGTGTACTTTATCGCCAATGTACTACAACTGATGTGTACTTTATCGCCAATTTACTACAACTGATGTGTACTTTAGTGCCAATGTACTACAACTgtacacattttgtttatttcaaaatattacATGACCTTGGtggttttatgtgtttattcttTTGTTGTTAAGTTGACAGTTTTTTCACATCTATACAATCTGTATATCTGCTGTGTCCAGGAGAATCGCCGGTCAGAAAGAGCTGAGATTCAACGGGTGcgggcagagaaagagaaggatcGGCAAAATAGGATTGCTGTAAGTCATCCACTAAAATGAtttagatagataaatagataaattactttttttttttgttctcctcctttaaattcaattcaaatgttCAGGAGGAGCGTcacagaaaagaggaagaggaggccaAGAAAAAGGCAGATGATGACGCCAAGAAGAAGAAAGTGTTGTCTGGAATGTCCAACTTTGGGGGCTTTCTGGCAAAGGTCAGATCTATTTATGCAATTATTACTGATGATGAAAATacagtgtgtatatatgtgtgtctgcTTGTGTATTGATGGAttacattgtggggactaaaatctgtatacatACACTCACATTATGGACATCTACCTCctttatggagacaaaaaaataaataaatcaggtcTCCATGatgcaaacattttattattaaatcaaaaacatgatttaaagttcagatgtgACTTCAAATAGGTTAAGGTTTAGCTTAATGTTTGGCAAGTAGTGACTATATTTACGTTTAGGGATGGGTCTTGTGGAAATTAATCTAAATCAggctaatgtccccaaaaagtaTGGAAAGccaacatgtgtttgtgtgcggtGCAGGCTGAGCTGAGGAAGGGCAAGCGTCTGACAGGAAGAGAGATCAAGAAGAAGACTTTGGCTGAGAGACGACAGCCACTAGGCATCGACAACATGAGAGAGGATGCACTCAGGTAATCCTAGTGTATGAATTTTATTaccatttatgtttttgttctttgttattatattgCCATGTGTAAGCTTTtgagtcaaacacattttccttGTGTCTAAGAATAaaaggtgggtagtactctttatttattcattttcttcAGTTAGATTTACTTCTTTTTCAAAATAGTTttctattatattattacttctactttacagttacatttgtttGAAAATTTCAGTTAAAGTTTTGATAACTCTGTAAGGCTAAAGGGACAAAAACTTTATCTAAATACTACAGCAGTGTAGAACTGTCAGATGTAtccttaaataaaaaatctccaGGATCACGTTATAACATGTTACTATTATGAAATTACGTACCCTATGAGGGCCGTGGGTTGGTGAAAGCAGTGCCGGTCAGTATATCTGCAAACGGAGCCATGACTTTCACAATGGACTAAAACTCGCTCGTGATGATGCATAGCAGTTGCCAGAAAGTTCAAGCGGAAAATAACCACCAAACCCCTGCTAGCTCCAGTGAGGGAAATCCCCAGCCCCACTAAGCTAGAAGCCTTGTGTCCATAGGGCCAGTATGGTGTGGTATGGTGTGGTATGGTGTGGTATGGTGTGGTATGGTGTGGTATGGTGTGGTATGGTGCAGTATTGTATGGTGCGGTACAGTGTGGACAGTAGGTTTTTCCATTGCATAAAGCGATCTGTACCACCCCCATTTAGTGGGCCAAAGTGGACCGCTGGATGTACTACTTTTCAAAGGAATCTGGAGCGATTGGGACCTGGGAGTGGCCACACAGTCATTAGAGGACCAGCAGCACAGCACGCCAGTAGTAGCGCATCCCTGGCAAAACATAAATAGTGTGAACCTCAAAAGGATGGAGATTTCTTGGATAAACAAGCATCGATCAAATGGCCAACACATTGTGGAAGCCCCCACCTATTCTCGATGAATACAGCCATGGTTTTTGGCTGCTTCAGTTCTGAAAAAGCTCTCGACTCCAGGAGCAGGATTGTGCACACGGCCTCACAAAACTCCTGTACACACCGGCACACAATGGATCTGTTGATGCCAAACAAATGGGAGATGGTCCTGTAGTCTGCATTGCATTGTCTCCAAAGCGCAACAGCAGCTCTTTTGCACATGAGCACATGTCCCTTCTCTCCAGCTGTGACTTAACCTTGATACACAGGTACTCAAAGACATCTGGAAATTTCCACTCAATCCACTTTGGTAAATCCGAAATCATCACATGCCACCATCTCGTACTTCACAGTGTAGACCAAGCTCTTTTTGTCATATATCTCTTGTGCGACATGACTCTTCTTGTTTAGCTACAAATTTGTAGACTTTAGATATAACCTTCTTCAAAGATTTAAAATTTAATAGCATATTCTCTGAAACCTCCATTGCCAAACATTTTTGGTTAATCAACAAAGTAATACCATGACGTATTTGTAAGAAtttataaaaatcatgttattaATAAATGGCAATAGAGCTAGTAGAACAGGGGAACAAAGTTCTCTTTCGATGTGTGCCCAGTGGGGAGCACTTTGTGTATCAAGCCAGTAGCAATGTAGTACATTTGTAGTGTAGCATCGCTTTTACTTGGCATGACCAGTAATACAATTGGAAGTCTGGAAGTTCCAGTCCCCCTTTATCTTTGGGTTTGGATAAAATCTTGTAGGCAAGTCTAGGTGCACCTTTTTTCCAGATAAATTGGGTTACATATTTATTCGGCAATTTAAAGAATGATTTATCAATGTTAAGGTTTGATAAAGGTATATGAAACAAGGtaatacattcattttaattacattaatTCTGCCAAGGAGTGCAATTCCAGAGATTTCAGAGATTCCAGTTTTGTAAACTGTAGACCTtaacaaggctggaaagggctacggggcaattgccaagcagcttggtgaaaaaagattcactgttggagcaattattagaaaatggaagaagctaaaaatgactgtcaatctccctccgactggggctccatgtgagatctcacctcgtggggtctcaatgatcctaagaaaggtgaggaatcaacccagaactacacgggaggagctgttcaatgacctgaaaagagctgggaccaccgtttccaaggttactattagtaatacactaagacgtcatggtttaaaatcatgcatggcacggaagaTTCCCCAGCTTagaccagcacatgtccaggcctgtcttaagtttgccaatgaccatttggatgatccagaggagtcatgggagaaagtcatgtggtcagatgagaccaaaatgaactttttggtcttctcacagtggacatgcacctaaaatgaaaatttcagacccctccatgatttctaagtgggagaacttgcaaaatcacagggtgttcaaataatTATTTGCCTCACCGTATGTCACAACTCATAcacgaagtaattcaaagtgctttgcagaataagaaagacattaaaatcacaatacaaacaaatcaaaacataaataatcatcataaagtgagcattaaaagagaagagtgtagaataaaaacctttcagtcatatgcacagttaaacagaaaacCTCCGTTGTTGCCACAGTCCCTTATTTTAAATATCACGTTATTGCATGacaattttatcttttttttaaataaaattttatttcacGTTTTGTAGAACCATCACATAATTTCAAgaatttgtaattttatgaTAGTATCATGTTAAAACgtgatattgtttttatttcagataCAGGTACAGGTACAGATTTGGCAGTTGTATGCTGCTGTAGAACATCATTAAATGATTACCCTCTTTTCAGAATCTGTACATTATTAACTCTGTTGTCTGTCTGATTCCATCAACTACATAACTATTAATCAGATTTTAAATATGCTGTATATCCAAACTGTCACTGGGTAAGTAGTAGTTTTTCCAAAAACTTTTAAGTGGTATTTTACTTGGGTAcaaattttgtcttttactcTACACACCTCTGGATAGAACCCTCTTTCTCAATTTATGCGATATATTGAATTGCACCATTGTGTTTTTAGGCAAAAAGCTCAGGAAATGTGGGATTGGATTTATCAATTGGAATCTGAGAAATTTGACTACATGGAACACATGAAGCATCAGAAATATGAGGTACGGCAAAGTCTGTTACAACCTTTGTAAATGTGCTGCATATGTTTTTAGtatatttaatgtgtgtgtAGATTGTGGTGCTGCTGAACAGAATCCAACATGCCCAGAAGTTGTAAGTAAACATTCACAGACATattcacagacatttttttcttttctgtttacaAAAACTGTTCTGAGTCATACGGTGTGCGTTTACAGCAAAAAGGTCCATGGCAAAGGGAAGGTGGGCGGTCGCTGGAAGTAGACTACCGCACAGAGGAGAATGACTCCAGTTAAATGCCATCAAAGACTACTGGAAATAACAGCTTATGGTAGATATTTGTGACGTTTCATAGTAAtaaataatatgtaataaacaaacagtttgttcattttgtcaCTTCTATATAACATATTTTTTCAGTAACAACTAAACCAACTTGATCAGTTTATGCCACAGAGTATTTCTTTAGGAGAGATAAAAATTTTTGTAAAGTTGTTGtcattaaaaatcatacaacATTGTCAACACAGCCAATTGCATCCTCTGGTGGCCATACTATGTCACGGAATACTAATACAACTCAAATAGTTCTGAATTGTATCTTATTGTAAAAGATGTAACTCTAGCACACAATATTTCTGAACATGTAtctataaatgaacaaaatgtatgagGCAAGAATAAGCTAGATTTTTTCCTATTATCAATTACACTATAATAATTTGCAGCGTCTTCTGTCCAAGCAGTGTTAAATATTTCTCTTTTCAGTAATAAAATATCATCTGCAGTCATAGCAGTAATGCCTGGTGCACACATTTGGCTCAGAGCTTGAGACAGAGCTAAAGAGGTTAATCCACTCATTCAATCATTCTCTGTTAACGTAACTGTATGACCTTATCAGACAACAGCTGTTGTTTAGAAAGACTTTATTTTGaatctatttatttacaatGAGTTTAAAATATCTCTAATAATGATCATAAGACAtcccattttaaaatataacacagtcacataaatacagaaaaatacacagcacaaaacagcaaaaataaagGTCACAAAATCAATGCAAATCAAGAGGGAGTTTTCACAGTTTCAAGTTGTATAATATGAGAAAATAGAAAAGGTCCTGTCCTGCTGATTATTCCTGAAAACATGGAACCATAACTTAAAAGTATGCTTTCTTAGAGGTAAAAAAATGACAATTATACAGTGCTAAATTTGTATAGGTTTAAAAATGAGAATTATATacatggagttatgttttgtttcattcaaacatgtttgagtaaccctttattattagtctgtctacatctcaaaagctcaaaatgccctgttccatcttatgatgtcatgaagtagtaattttcaagctaccttttacctttagttcagtggagattgtaGGGctttaaattatccaaatgattctagtgtgtGCAATTTAATAACACAGTGGATCAGTGTACTCCACCTCAtttacatgtgtaaatgaaacaaaacacaactccaagtatgttttgtttcaaaTAAGATCATAACAATCCATACTCCTGCAGCATCTAAGATTTTGTGTGATGGCCCATATACTCTCAATAATAACGTCAAAGACAATGGACGATAATACTACTCTGAAAATCAGATAAACTCCTGTAAAGCAGTGGCTCTCCAACTTACCACCGAGGCTTTCCAAATACCACAAATACCACCAGATCCAgtatataacaggactattccaggtctaaccTAGGAAAAAAAACGCATCTATAAGAGGACTACATAATTTCcattgtagttctaaacaagaaattatccaatGGAGGACAAAAAATGGATAAACAAAACTTTAGTCAAacctacaaactgaagagctacGTGAAGCTTGCTTACCACCAGTTGTacacataccacagtttgagaaacactaatCTAAAGGAAgtgatgagtgtgtgttttaGCGGATGGGGGCCTTGAGTGCTGCATCaatctcctcctctggctgaAGCGTGTGCCACTGCGCCACAGGACGTCTGGGGTTGGCCAACATATCAGACCAGTGCCGCAGACCCACCCCCGAGGCACCGTAACCAATCCAGCACTTCCCGATGGGGTCATTACTGCCCAGCTTGTCATAGTCGTACACAGTCACCAGTAACTGCACTTTCTGTGAACCGAGAGCAGgtgtaaaaagttaaaagtcaAAATCATACTGAATATATTGTCAACGTGAGTACACTTGGCATTACAAACCTGTATCTGAGAAAAGGGGATCTCAAAACTGAAGCTCTCGTTAAAGTAAGGATTCAGAGTGTTCTGTTTGACTgacgtcttcttcttctttatacGTTTGCCATTGTGTTGTAGCACCAGTTTCACATAGGGATCTGAAGAGAGATGGAGTTAGACTGACCAAAAAATACACCACTATTattgtgtagtagtagttatgtAGTGATCTGTGCCTAACCTGAGAGACCTCCCACATCCATCTTCTTCAGATTCTTGGCTTCCATGACATTTACAGTGAGTTTTCCAGCAGTGGGGACGTAACGCAGCGAAATACAGATGTCACCCAGTTTCTCTTGCTGTCAATGACAAGACACAACATactgtgtgttttcatgttttgacaTTAAGTATTTTTAATGGTTATTTATCTTGATGTTGTTAAACTTTGCATTGCAGCACTGAAattttccccattgtgggaaaAAAAGGGTTGTCTGATCTTAACCCAAGTCAATGTTCTAATGACAACCGATATTGTTCTAATACTGTAGACAGCTTAACTGTCTGCAACTGATAACAGTACTTTAGGACATAAATCAATGGATGCTCtacctcttccttctctcctccactcagATCCTTCCATTCGTGGATGGGCTGTCCCAGGTCTATAGTGCTCATGGGGATCTTGATCTCTCCAATGAGGTCATGTTTTCCAAATCGATCAAAGTCAAAGACCTGCAACACCAAGGTTTGACCGCCAAGCTCAGTGTAGGGAATCTGAAAAGATCACAataatgttataaaaaaaacatttcctaacattaaacattaaagttAATGTTACCAGTCCAGTGTGCAGACCTTAAATGTGAAGGTCTCATTGAAGACTGGACACAGGTTCTTTCTCTGGACTTTGGTCTCaaacttcttcttcttgtctggGAGCATGTATACTTTAACATAAGGATCTGAAGTGCCACCCATATCCATAGCTGCCAGGTCCTGGGCTTGGAGGATTCCTACGATCAGCtaaaagaaatatacaaaataaatattccttcaataaaaaaaaaaaaaaatacatgaaaaaaataacacttcTGAAAATCTGTTTAATGTATAGAGATTTGCTTCAGCAGAAATTATGAGTTTTACCTGGTTATCATTGAAGTTATAGTCCAGTGAGTACTCCAGTTTACCAAAGaactccttctcttcttcttctttagcGTCATCTCCCTCCTgcaagacacaaacacaacaaataagTCAACAATTAGTTCTTACCAAAACAAAGGACTGAAACCACATGGACAATGGGATATTAATGGTCTGAAATTGTATCTAATGTCAGGATAATGCAAAGAcaagcaatttaaaatgtgctatttaCTTTAGCAATAATAACAGCAGCTAGCAGCTGTTATTATTGTATGACTGTATAATCTCTTATTCCATTTGTAGAAGTTACCTCATACCTCATTATAACTATATTATGATTAATTAtggtttaaaataaatttacatCATATATATTACCATTTATACCAATGGATGTGTATGCATGTAGAACCTACCTGATTAATCACAGGTAGGGTCTACATGTAAACAGATCCAAAATACACCATTACCTTCTtgtcatcctcctctccttccttgtCTTTTTTCCTGCGTCCTCGACCTCCTCCAGCCTtcctttctctcactttcttctGCTTTTTGCCTTTGTTGAAACACTTCTTGTAAATGCAGAACCCCATGCATGCCACTAGGGCCAGTACCACCACCACAATGGCACCCACAGCCCACATTGGCACTGCAGAAGAGAACAGAGGTGAATTATAGCTTTTTGTCCTGTATAACCTCCTATATTATCCTCACTTATCTATTAAAGGGAATATAATGTCTGAAAATCTCctgtaaaaatatacaaaacttaCTGCGAAGTTTATGATCTTGATTGCAGAGCCAAGTGGTTGCATGaatcaaatacatgtaaaataaaatcattacattAAGCACAAATGGATGTGTcaaaaacatgagaaacatATTTAACCCACATATCTACATACCCCtctgttttattatattatatcattCTGAAGTAATTTCCTGGGCACTAATACTAACATTAGTGACCATTATGAGTTAATAGTAGGTAAAGAGTTGACTTAGACTTACATTGCAATTATGTTAAAGCTATGCtctatttgaaaaaaacaaaatgcattccAGTTCaaattaatgttattttatcatGTTTGCCATTATGTATTGTGATGTAGGTGAATGTTGAGAGTCCTCACTTGGCAGGTGTGTGAGCTCATCGAAGAATTTGTTCTTGAGGCTGTTAAACTGATGGTGTGAGACAGGGGGCGGGGCAGGTGCGGCAGggcgctccctctctctctcctcctcctcggctGCCCTCCGAAGCCGTGCCCTGGACACGCTGACCAATCGCATCTTGGATCTGTGTGCAAAAATGGAATATTCATGTATTTTCACATATAAACTCATTACTGCAATGCGGCCTATGTATACTATGTGTAGTGTGTTAGTCAAGGCACAACTTAAGTATGCTTTTAATATTTCTCTTGATTGTCCCTGAGCTCCATCTGACCTTTCACCTGTCTATAATCCTCTAATCCTTGGTCACTTGTCACAAACACAGTCCTAACTCTAGAAGGAGAGCCATAGGTAGAAGATTTCACatgcaagaaataaataaaaaaaagccagATACAccaacaaatataaataaatatataaaataattttggGGAGGTCTTGGCATGTAGTATAGTATTGAGCTTAAAAGCCTGCTGCTGTATGCTGGGAAATGGAGGGGTTTAAAAGGGACATAAAGAAAGGCAAAAATTAGGCAGGCCGCAGTGAGCTAGTTCCTTTGATACTGTCTATAG of the Periophthalmus magnuspinnatus isolate fPerMag1 chromosome 8, fPerMag1.2.pri, whole genome shotgun sequence genome contains:
- the tnnt1 gene encoding troponin T, slow skeletal muscle isoform X37, with translation MSDVEEEYEEEQTEENEEEPEEQEAEEREDQVEGDEDAHAEEERPRPKPLVPNLAPPKIPEGERVDFDDIHRKRMEKDLLELQTLIEAHFEQRKKDEEELIGLKDRIENRRSERAEIQRVRAEKEKDRQNRIAEERHRKEEEEAKKKADDDAKKKKVLSGMSNFGGFLAKAELRKGKRLTGREIKKKTLAERRQPLGIDNMREDALRQKAQEMWDWIYQLESEKFDYMEHMKHQKYEIVVLLNRIQHAQKFKKVHGKGKVGGRWK
- the tnnt1 gene encoding troponin T, slow skeletal muscle isoform X21, which codes for MSDVEEEYEEEQTEENEEEPEEQEAEEQDILEEGDEDAHAEDQDAQEEEEERPRPKPLVPNLAPPKIPEGERVDFDDIHRKRMEKDLLELQTLIEAHFEQRKKDEEELIGLKDRIENRRSERAEIQRVRAEKEKDRQNRIAEERHRKEEEEAKKKADDDAKKKKVLSGMSNFGGFLAKAELRKGKRLTGREIKKKTLAERRQPLGIDNMREDALRQKAQEMWDWIYQLESEKFDYMEHMKHQKYEIVVLLNRIQHAQKFKKVHGKGKVGGRWK
- the tnnt1 gene encoding troponin T, slow skeletal muscle isoform X3, with the translated sequence MSDVEEEYEEEQTEENEEEPEEQEAEEQDILEEEPDAQDDEQEDQVEEREDQVEEQAIHEDGDEDAHAEDQDAQEEEEERPRPKPLVPNLAPPKIPEGERVDFDDIHRKRMEKDLLELQTLIEAHFEQRKKDEEELIGLKDRIENRRSERAEIQRVRAEKEKDRQNRIAEERHRKEEEEAKKKADDDAKKKKVLSGMSNFGGFLAKAELRKGKRLTGREIKKKTLAERRQPLGIDNMREDALRQKAQEMWDWIYQLESEKFDYMEHMKHQKYEIVVLLNRIQHAQKFKKVHGKGKVGGRWK
- the tnnt1 gene encoding troponin T, slow skeletal muscle isoform X18, with amino-acid sequence MSDVEEEYEEEQTEENEEEPEEQEAEEQDILEEEPDAQDDEREDQVEGDEDAHAEEEERPRPKPLVPNLAPPKIPEGERVDFDDIHRKRMEKDLLELQTLIEAHFEQRKKDEEELIGLKDRIENRRSERAEIQRVRAEKEKDRQNRIAEERHRKEEEEAKKKADDDAKKKKVLSGMSNFGGFLAKAELRKGKRLTGREIKKKTLAERRQPLGIDNMREDALRQKAQEMWDWIYQLESEKFDYMEHMKHQKYEIVVLLNRIQHAQKFKKVHGKGKVGGRWK
- the tnnt1 gene encoding troponin T, slow skeletal muscle isoform X48, which gives rise to MSDVEEEYEEEQTEENEEEPEEQEAEDAQEEEEERPRPKPLVPNLAPPKIPEGERVDFDDIHRKRMEKDLLELQTLIEAHFEQRKKDEEELIGLKDRIENRRSERAEIQRVRAEKEKDRQNRIAEERHRKEEEEAKKKADDDAKKKKVLSGMSNFGGFLAKAELRKGKRLTGREIKKKTLAERRQPLGIDNMREDALRQKAQEMWDWIYQLESEKFDYMEHMKHQKYEIVVLLNRIQHAQKFKKVHGKGKVGGRWK
- the tnnt1 gene encoding troponin T, slow skeletal muscle isoform X39, which produces MSDVEEEYEEEQTEENEEEPEEQEAEEQDILEEDQDAQEEEERPRPKPLVPNLAPPKIPEGERVDFDDIHRKRMEKDLLELQTLIEAHFEQRKKDEEELIGLKDRIENRRSERAEIQRVRAEKEKDRQNRIAEERHRKEEEEAKKKADDDAKKKKVLSGMSNFGGFLAKAELRKGKRLTGREIKKKTLAERRQPLGIDNMREDALRQKAQEMWDWIYQLESEKFDYMEHMKHQKYEIVVLLNRIQHAQKFKKVHGKGKVGGRWK
- the tnnt1 gene encoding troponin T, slow skeletal muscle isoform X6 yields the protein MSDVEEEYEEEQTEENEEEPEEQEAEEQDILEEEPDAQDDELDALEEEQEDQVEEREDQVEEQAIHEDGDEDAHAEEERPRPKPLVPNLAPPKIPEGERVDFDDIHRKRMEKDLLELQTLIEAHFEQRKKDEEELIGLKDRIENRRSERAEIQRVRAEKEKDRQNRIAEERHRKEEEEAKKKADDDAKKKKVLSGMSNFGGFLAKAELRKGKRLTGREIKKKTLAERRQPLGIDNMREDALRQKAQEMWDWIYQLESEKFDYMEHMKHQKYEIVVLLNRIQHAQKFKKVHGKGKVGGRWK
- the tnnt1 gene encoding troponin T, slow skeletal muscle isoform X35 yields the protein MSDVEEEYEEEQTEENEEEPEEQEAEEQDILEEEREDQVEEEERPRPKPLVPNLAPPKIPEGERVDFDDIHRKRMEKDLLELQTLIEAHFEQRKKDEEELIGLKDRIENRRSERAEIQRVRAEKEKDRQNRIAEERHRKEEEEAKKKADDDAKKKKVLSGMSNFGGFLAKAELRKGKRLTGREIKKKTLAERRQPLGIDNMREDALRQKAQEMWDWIYQLESEKFDYMEHMKHQKYEIVVLLNRIQHAQKFKKVHGKGKVGGRWK
- the tnnt1 gene encoding troponin T, slow skeletal muscle isoform X30, which encodes MSDVEEEYEEEQTEENEEEPEEQEAEEQHQGDEDAHAEDQDAQEEEEERPRPKPLVPNLAPPKIPEGERVDFDDIHRKRMEKDLLELQTLIEAHFEQRKKDEEELIGLKDRIENRRSERAEIQRVRAEKEKDRQNRIAEERHRKEEEEAKKKADDDAKKKKVLSGMSNFGGFLAKAELRKGKRLTGREIKKKTLAERRQPLGIDNMREDALRQKAQEMWDWIYQLESEKFDYMEHMKHQKYEIVVLLNRIQHAQKFKKVHGKGKVGGRWK
- the tnnt1 gene encoding troponin T, slow skeletal muscle isoform X33 translates to MSDVEEEYEEEQTEENEEEPEEQEAEEQDILEEGDEDAHAEEEERPRPKPLVPNLAPPKIPEGERVDFDDIHRKRMEKDLLELQTLIEAHFEQRKKDEEELIGLKDRIENRRSERAEIQRVRAEKEKDRQNRIAEERHRKEEEEAKKKADDDAKKKKVLSGMSNFGGFLAKAELRKGKRLTGREIKKKTLAERRQPLGIDNMREDALRQKAQEMWDWIYQLESEKFDYMEHMKHQKYEIVVLLNRIQHAQKFKKVHGKGKVGGRWK
- the tnnt1 gene encoding troponin T, slow skeletal muscle isoform X29, which translates into the protein MSDVEEEYEEEQTEENEEEPEEQEAEEQDILEEGDEDAHAEDAQEEEEERPRPKPLVPNLAPPKIPEGERVDFDDIHRKRMEKDLLELQTLIEAHFEQRKKDEEELIGLKDRIENRRSERAEIQRVRAEKEKDRQNRIAEERHRKEEEEAKKKADDDAKKKKVLSGMSNFGGFLAKAELRKGKRLTGREIKKKTLAERRQPLGIDNMREDALRQKAQEMWDWIYQLESEKFDYMEHMKHQKYEIVVLLNRIQHAQKFKKVHGKGKVGGRWK
- the tnnt1 gene encoding troponin T, slow skeletal muscle isoform X14, with translation MSDVEEEYEEEQTEENEEEPEEQEAEEQDILEEEPDAQDDELDALEEEQEDQVEEREDQVEEEERPRPKPLVPNLAPPKIPEGERVDFDDIHRKRMEKDLLELQTLIEAHFEQRKKDEEELIGLKDRIENRRSERAEIQRVRAEKEKDRQNRIAEERHRKEEEEAKKKADDDAKKKKVLSGMSNFGGFLAKAELRKGKRLTGREIKKKTLAERRQPLGIDNMREDALRQKAQEMWDWIYQLESEKFDYMEHMKHQKYEIVVLLNRIQHAQKFKKVHGKGKVGGRWK
- the tnnt1 gene encoding troponin T, slow skeletal muscle isoform X9, which codes for MSDVEEEYEEEQTEENEEEPEEQEAEEQDILEEEPDAQDDELDALEEEQEDQVEEREDQVEDQDAQEEEEERPRPKPLVPNLAPPKIPEGERVDFDDIHRKRMEKDLLELQTLIEAHFEQRKKDEEELIGLKDRIENRRSERAEIQRVRAEKEKDRQNRIAEERHRKEEEEAKKKADDDAKKKKVLSGMSNFGGFLAKAELRKGKRLTGREIKKKTLAERRQPLGIDNMREDALRQKAQEMWDWIYQLESEKFDYMEHMKHQKYEIVVLLNRIQHAQKFKKVHGKGKVGGRWK
- the tnnt1 gene encoding troponin T, slow skeletal muscle isoform X4; this translates as MSDVEEEYEEEQTEENEEEPEEQEAEEQDILEEEPDAQDDELDALEEEQEDQVEEREDQVEGDEDAHAEDQDAQEEEEERPRPKPLVPNLAPPKIPEGERVDFDDIHRKRMEKDLLELQTLIEAHFEQRKKDEEELIGLKDRIENRRSERAEIQRVRAEKEKDRQNRIAEERHRKEEEEAKKKADDDAKKKKVLSGMSNFGGFLAKAELRKGKRLTGREIKKKTLAERRQPLGIDNMREDALRQKAQEMWDWIYQLESEKFDYMEHMKHQKYEIVVLLNRIQHAQKFKKVHGKGKVGGRWK
- the tnnt1 gene encoding troponin T, slow skeletal muscle isoform X25 — encoded protein: MSDVEEEYEEEQTEENEEEPEEQEAEEQDILEEEPDAQDDEREDQVEEEERPRPKPLVPNLAPPKIPEGERVDFDDIHRKRMEKDLLELQTLIEAHFEQRKKDEEELIGLKDRIENRRSERAEIQRVRAEKEKDRQNRIAEERHRKEEEEAKKKADDDAKKKKVLSGMSNFGGFLAKAELRKGKRLTGREIKKKTLAERRQPLGIDNMREDALRQKAQEMWDWIYQLESEKFDYMEHMKHQKYEIVVLLNRIQHAQKFKKVHGKGKVGGRWK